In the Quercus lobata isolate SW786 chromosome 5, ValleyOak3.0 Primary Assembly, whole genome shotgun sequence genome, one interval contains:
- the LOC115990243 gene encoding uncharacterized protein LOC115990243, giving the protein MEEVEKEVLEDRPSEAAMEELLEDRPSRVAMEGGVIPGKLFVERLQSDLMALMIIVDLICNRQILDSVLIANECLDSKLKIRLLGMVCKLDIEKAYNHVNWDALFYLLDRMGFGVKWSGWIKACVTSVRFFVLVNGSTKGLRVNVGKSEVVPIGKVNNLIALADILSCRVGSLPMKYLGMPLGTSFKTVSIWNPILEKMEKKLSGWKNTLLKNTPF; this is encoded by the exons ATGGAAGAGGTGGAGAAGGAAGTTTTGGAGGATCGTCCTTCTGAGGCTGCCATGGAAGAACTTCTAGAGGATCGTCCTTCTAGAGTGGCAATGGAGGGTGGGGTTATACCAG GCAAGCTGTTTGTTGAAAG GTTGCAATCTGACTTGATGGCCTTAATG ATAATTGTGGATTTGATATGCAACAG GCAAATTTTGGATTCTGTGCTCATTGCCAATGAATGCCTAGATAGCAAGTTGAAGATTCGTTTACTGGGTATGGTTTGCAAGCTTGACATTGAAAAAGCCTACAATCATGTTAATTGGGATGCCTTGTTCTACTTGTTGGATAGAATGGGTTTTGGGGTGAAATGGAGTGGGTGGATTAAGGCATGTGTCACTTCTGTCCGGTTTTTTGTCCTAGTGAATGGATCCACTAAAG gtTTGAGGGTTAATGTGGGGAAGAGTGAGGTTGTCCCTATTGGGAAGGTGAATAATCTGATTGCTTTGGCTGATATTCTTAGTTGCAGAGTAGGAAGTTTGCCTATGAAATACTTGGGGATGCCACTTGGTACTTCTTTTAAGACAGTTTCTATTTGGAATCCCATTCtggagaaaatggagaagaaattATCGGGATGGAAGAATACTTTATTGAAGAATACTCCTTTCTAG